CGATCAACCAGCTGGTCCGGAACGGGCGGCGCAAGCCGAAGTACAAGTCCAAGTCGCCCGTCCTGGAGTCCAACCCGCAGAAGCGCGGCGTGTGTCTTATCGTCAAGACGATGACGCCCAAGAAACCCAACTCCGCCCTGCGGAAGATCGCCCGCGTCCGGCTCTCCAGCGGCCGCGAGACGACCGCCTATATCCCGGGCGAGGGGCACAACCTCCAGGAGCACTCCATCGTGCTCGTGCGCGGCGGCCGCGTGCGCGACCTGCCGGGCGTGCGGTACCATATCATCCGCGGCACGCTCGACTGCGCCGGCGTCGAGGACCGCAAGACCAGCCGCTCCAAGTACGGCGTCAAGAAGCCGAAGTAGCAGCGAGGAAGAGCGATGCCCGCCAAGTTCAAGTCCTTCGAACACCTCC
The Planctomycetota bacterium DNA segment above includes these coding regions:
- the rpsL gene encoding 30S ribosomal protein S12, with translation MPTINQLVRNGRRKPKYKSKSPVLESNPQKRGVCLIVKTMTPKKPNSALRKIARVRLSSGRETTAYIPGEGHNLQEHSIVLVRGGRVRDLPGVRYHIIRGTLDCAGVEDRKTSRSKYGVKKPK